ATGCCTCCTACACCGTGGCTTGCTCAGTCTCTGTCCTCTCCCACAGGAGGTGCTGATCCTCACACAGTTCACACAGGATCCGAGCTGGGGAAGCAGCACCTGCAGGAAGcttcccccagcagcccctctgGCCGGGCTGGGCAGTGCAGAGGGGCCTGAGCCCCTGTGTGAACCAGCTCCGAAGGTCATACCTGCTCAGAGATGTGCAGTGGAACCACGGGTCAGAGAGTCTAGGGCCTTGAAGGAGGTATCAAGCAGTGTTAAACTGAAGCACAGCCTAGCGGCTCAAAGAGGTCAGACACTGGTAAAAAATGGCAACAAAAACTTCAATATCCTGTAAAAATCTGTTGCACCTACAGAGGCAGAACTTTCTCTCATACCTCAAGGGATCTGCTTCTCCAGAGACTATGAGCACTCTCTCTTTCCATCCCCCTGAACATGAGTGTTCAGCCCCGTTTAGACATCAGATCCCTTTAAAGCACTTCGCATTAAAGCTTTGATCCTTTCCACACGTGGCTGccttgcagagaagggcaggtaCACCCTGAGTTCCATCAGAGGACACTCCCTGTGTGCTCAGAAACGTGGTTcaacagccaccagctggaaaggcagagcctgccctgctctAAAGCACAGCATAAGCAAGGCTGCTCGATTTGAGCTACAAAATCCATCAGCCAGTAGCTCATCACAGTGGGAGTTGCATTCAGCAGACAGCAAATATGTACTCAGAGAAGCTCTCCCCATGGCAAGCTGCTTTGAGCTTATGGGAAAAGCCAGAGTTTTGGACAAACATTTGCCTGGGAAGTTGCAGGACATGAGGTCACAATGGTAAAGTGAGCAGTCAGCAAGCACTCTTTGCTACACAGATAGCTTGGGACTAACACCTAGCAgggtgcaggagctgtgctcatAAAGGCCCAGCATCTTCTTCTAGCAGGCTCCTTGCCCCTATGAATACCATTTTTCAGTCACCTTGAACAGAGGTGGAACCAGTGCAGCTCTCCCCTCAGTGGACTGAACTCAGCAACCTTTAACAAAGGCCACTTAACTGAGTGGACATCCTCTGCCAGTGGAGTCTGCCATATGAATCAGAGATAAACCATACTGGATCCCCTGTCAGGGAATAAGAACCAGGAAAGTGGCATCAGTAATCTGTGCTCAGCAGTACTGCACCTGACACAACAAGTAATAACGTGAACAGTTCTGTGTTGCAGCATCCCAACAGGAACATATGTGCTAAAGGAACTGAGGATGCCGATCTGCCAGCCACCAAAGCACAGTGGCCACTGGCCCCACACATGGGATGAGTGGATTTATCCACACAGGCCCACCTGCACACCTAGGAGACATCCCACCCACCTACCATCTGGTCTGCTAGAGTGCATCATCTGGACCTGCCGATTACTTGTGACAGAAACCAGATGAGGCTTCATGCTCCAGATCTCCTGAACTCCTGAGTAACTCTAAACCCTCTGAGACGACCCAGCAAGGGTCCACttggttatttttttcataTCCAGGGCTTTGAGGAATGAGAAGCAAGATCCAGTCTTGAGCCTCCACAAGAGACAAGGAAACCTCTATTAaacaagcagcaggcagtgtctCCACAAAGTAACACTCACACGAGACAAACTCAGAGGTGAGGAAAACCCACACCAGAAATGGGCAGCCAGGGAGAAGCGATGCTGCCACAAACACAGTTCCACCTCTCCTCGTCACGTTGCTTCGGATCAGAGTTTTAACAGTTCTCAGCACAATTCAAGTCTCAGGACACAAAGCACTTACCCCAGACAACAGATAGGCACACCTCAGCCACTCCAGCATTTGGCATTCTCACAGTCACGGGGGCTAGAGTTTCTGCACCGAGTTTGGTTCAGTCTGCTGATGAGATTTTTCCTTTGGCAGTAAGGTCATGAGTTTAGTGGCTCTAGGATGTTTTTGAGTTCAGGACTAAAATACTTCAAAGAGTGTCTAGAGTGCTCTCAGCTATGTCCCGCAGGCAGTTCTTGATACAGATCAGATCACTGCTGTCTTTAGTGAATGTAAAGGACTTTAACCCAGTTCTCTAAACCTGCTAAACCAGGTAGAGATGGAAGCAGGACTATGCTCACATGTTCCTTCAAAAGCTCCCTCCTGCAGAAACATGCTCTGTGCATGAAAACCCCAGCCAGAATTCAGACGGTGACACTGCAACTCCCCAGTGAGCAAACCACTTTTTGTCCTTGTGGCCACTCTTCTCAGAGTGCCCCCGAGCTGCCCGTGCTTACTCTGATCCAGCTGCTGGCTTGAGCGATGTTCCcgaagcagcagcctctcctaaCAACAGGAAGAGCCTGACTTGGAGCTGGAGTGCAGGTCAATGGTGTGGCCCAGCATGCAGTGCTCTAGCTGCTCCTCCACTGCCAGCACCTGTCGCACAGCCTCCTCAAAGGCCACTGCCACATTGGTGTCATCCTTGGCACTAGTCTCCAGGTATGGATAGTTACCATTTTCCATGCACCAGGCCTGGGCCTCCTCCGTGCTCACTTGTCTCTCCAGTTTGTCTATCTTGTTGCCCAGGACTACAAATGGAAAGCGTTCGGGGTCCTTCACATCAGCATAATAGACAAACTCCTTCTGCCAGTTACTGAGGTTCTCAAAGCTCTGCCGGTCATCCACACTGAaggtcagcaggcagcagtctgCTCCCCTGTAAAAAGGGGTTCGCAGGCTCTTGAATCTCTCCTGTCCCGCAGTGTCCCAGATCTGGAGGGTCACAAAACGTCCATCCACCTCCAGGTCCCGGTTTAAGAACTCCACACCAATCGTGTGGAAAGCCTGGGAGTCAAACTTGTTGGTGACATAGCGGTTCATGAGGGAACTCTTCCCAACTCCACCATCCCCAAGCAGAATGACTTTTAAGAGCAAGGACTTCCCACTCATTGCAGCAGGACGGAGGGACGAAGGACCAAGGCAACCTGCAGGGTTCAGAAACACCACAAACCAGCTGCTGGTGACTCGTGGATGCTGTGGAAAGTCACATGTGAAAGAGCAGAATATGGCACTTCCATTCCCACTCCCTAACAGGTTTTGTGCACAGCAGGCAAACTCTCTCCTGACAGAGATTAAAGCCAGAAACCGGACAAGCTTTCAGGCACACAAGTCCTTCAGCAGGTGCAAAACGTAAGCAGCAGGTCACTGCTATGTGCCAGGTGGGAATAACTTGTTGGGAGTTCAGTACCAATCATACTGCTTTTGGTGTAATAAAATCTGGTGTATCTGAAAGCCTGCCTGGTTTTTCCAAACATATTCTCACTAATTAAATATCTCTTCTGTGTCCTCAGGCtaccagagaagcagcaaaatcaCCAGGgatcaccagcagcagcccttcgTTTCCACTGCAGGATTGCCAGTTACTTCCTagtacaagagggacatggagatgctggagcgtgtccagagaagggccaggaggatgctcagagggctgcagcagctctgctgtgagcacagactgaaagagctggggctgttcagtctgcagaggaggaggctccaaggtgaccttcttgtggccttccaggatctgaaggggacctagaaaaaagctggggagggactttctaggctctcagggagggacagggctagggggagcagaacaaagctggaggtgggtaggttcagcctgggtgtgaggaggaagttcttcaccatgagagtggtgagagactggaatgggttgcccagggaggtgatttaggccccatccctgaagaagtttaaggccaggatggctgaggctgtgtgcagtctgctctagggtagggtgtccctgcccatggcagggggattggaactagatgatccttgtggtcccttccaaccctgactgattctatgattctgtgacttgctcTACTGGAAGGAGTCAGAAGAGGCACAGGCCTCACATCAGTACAAGTCAGCTGGCAAACCAGTTCTTAATCACCCCAAGAAGGCTGACTCACAAGTGGAGCTGCACTCATTTTCCACGTGTGatctctgcagctcagagggGCTTTCCCAGGTGCACAGACAGCTTCTCCGCTGCTTTTGTCTGGCAATGCCTTCTGCAGGACAGTTTGCTGAGGCACAGTTTCACACTGCAGCAACCCAGCCACCACAGGTCCCTTAGAGCAGCACTCACAAAAGAAGGGCAAGCGTCAACCAGTCCTCCCTTTCCCAGGGACTTTCTGTGAGTGAAAGTAAAGGCCTGACCTGCAGTGAGAAGTTTGGTACTGTACCTGCTCTAGAAACACAACTCTTCTGCCTCCAGGACTGTCGAGGGAGtaccttcctccagcacaaatcACTAAAAAACAAACATCAGTCAGAGGTTgcctgagctgtgcttggcgcactgcttttcagcctggaatgCTGACCCAGGCTGGACGGACTGCAGAGCTCTAAGAAGCTGAAAGTGCAGCGCTGATGGCTGAAGTAAAACAGGCAAGAAGAAGGCACTGAGGACAGCACATCCCTTTCCCTAAGTAAAATGGAACACATGCCATTTCTGACCAGGGCAGGGCCCCTAGATGCCAAACTCCAGAACAAACTGAAGGAGCTCTGGCAAGAGCGCAGAGGGCTGTGTAATGCGGGTCTGCACTCAATCCAGGGGACATCAATAGCTTTGATTTGCTTGGCTGGCCTGCCCACAGAGTCTGGAATCTAATCTGAGGATTCAACATGTACTTCAACCTCCTAACCAGAAGAGCGGGCCAGCTGGTGTCAAGGGATCTGGCTTGTTTACACCTGCTACAAACATTCCTGGGAAGGGTGCGGACACCACAGTGCTGCTTTGTGACtaccaccaccagaccacccTCTGAACAAGTGAAACGGGAGCACCTGACACTGCTCAGCTTAGGGCTCCTACTCCTTTCAGGCCAAAGGCCACTTTTGGCAGTAACCCCAGGGAGCACGTCTCCACTCTGTTTCTGTTCTTGTTGCAGCTTCTCCAACCAGCGCTTACCACGAAGCCCAAATCAGAAACTTCTGCTTCTCCAAAAGGTTTCACCAGTTTCAGTTCCTCtgcacaggcacagcccagaTCAAGCACTGCTGCACTAACCTGATGGGCCATGGGGCACTTGAGAAGCATCTGTGAGAAGCAAAGAACAAAATGCAAATGTCACAAGAGACAAACAGGAACTGAAGCACAGGTCCTTGGAGCTGCTAGCTTTgggaaggtctcccctcagcaggTAAGCTGGTCAAAGCCCTTGCTCTCCCTTCTCCAGTTCCTGAGAGAGGAGGGCGTCAAAGTGGTCCCCTGTCACCAAAGCCCGACCTGACACACACCAGCATCACTGGCAGGAGTTTCTGTTTAGAAATGGTTTGCagcaagtgacttagcagaagTTCCTGACCTGACCGAAGGGTTATGCGAGGCTACAGGTCAGCAGGCTACCGACAGCCATGACACGGATGGGCACACTGCCACTCACGGCACCGGCGTTAGCAACGCTGCCTGCAACCTGCTTTCGCTCACTGGCCCTTTGCACGCTGTTTTGGAGGTCAACCTCGACTCGCAGCAAGACGGAAACCGCTCACGCAGGGAGCTGATGGAAACAGTAAGGTGCGATCGTGGGGGCTGGGCCCCGCTCTCCCCACTCCCCAGGCCGTGGCTCTCTCGCTCAGCAGGAGGTAGAACTCTCCGGCGGGCCCTCGCCTGGCTGCCCGCTCCTCGCTCGATCCACTGCCGGAGCACCAGAGCGGGACGGCCGAGGACAGACGCAGGGAAGGAGGGGGTGCCGCAGCCACGGAGCTGCACACCGAGGGAGCGCCGCTGCCCTCTCCCCAACCCCGCGGCCGATGCCGAGGCCCTTCGGTAGAGGTCGAGAGAAAGGAGCGGCCCGTTAGCCCTGGGAGGTGTCTGGGGGCCGAGGGGAACGCCGCCGGAGCCGCCCGCCCTTACCTCCCCTCCACCCGTACCTGCCGCCGCTCCCCGACCCGCAGGTGCCGCCTGGCCCGCGCCTGCGCCGCGCACGCGCCCTGCCGGTACCgggcgcggcggggcggggccggcgcTCAGGCGGTGGGGTGGCGGCTGTCCCTCGGCCGCCCGcgccgcccccgccgccgcccgcccggcGCTCCTGGGGGTGCCCTCCTGTCCTCCGTCCGCCTCCGCCTTCCCCGCTCCTGCCGTCCCGCTGTCCCCACGCCGGCTCCGCGCTGCCGGCAAGCGGGACCTCCGCGCTGGCTCAGCCGAGCCGCACCGGGGGCTGCCTGGTCTCAGCGGTGGGGTCTCCGTGGAGCCTGTGTGAGATGAGATCACGGCACTCTTACCGGGGTGGGGTGAGCAGGCAGCCGGGTTCTGGGGTGCGGCCCCGTGCTCGCCGCCAGCCGCTGCCTCGGTGAACTCATCACtcgtcctgtgctgcagctgcggcTCGGCGCTCTTCCGCTGTTCCAGGCCCGGCGCTCGGCTCTGCCGCTGCTTCTCCAGGTCCTgtacctgcaggcagctccagcccgGAGCCCCTGCTCTGGGGCAGCCCGAACGGCCCTGCCATCCTTAGCCTTGGTCACGCCCATCTTCCCCTAGCCCACAGCTGCGGGCAGTGTCTGCCAGGCGCTCCGGCATCCATTTCGCCTCCCAGGACCAAGACAGCCA
This genomic window from Pogoniulus pusillus isolate bPogPus1 chromosome 19, bPogPus1.pri, whole genome shotgun sequence contains:
- the RAB9B gene encoding ras-related protein Rab-9B; this encodes MSGKSLLLKVILLGDGGVGKSSLMNRYVTNKFDSQAFHTIGVEFLNRDLEVDGRFVTLQIWDTAGQERFKSLRTPFYRGADCCLLTFSVDDRQSFENLSNWQKEFVYYADVKDPERFPFVVLGNKIDKLERQVSTEEAQAWCMENGNYPYLETSAKDDTNVAVAFEEAVRQVLAVEEQLEHCMLGHTIDLHSSSKSGSSCC